Genomic DNA from uncultured Acetobacterium sp.:
TTCTGGATCGAAACCATGGTATAAAAAGCAATGATTGAGCCAATACAGGTAAGAATATAGGGCACATAGGTGCTGCTGTTTTTCTTGAGATTAAGCAGTGCCAGTTTAGGATAGAATAGTTTATTCAAGGTCATCACCCCCGGATGCCAGTACCGATAAGGTGTATGAGATCTTCTGATACATATCATCATTGCTCATCGATCCCCGATAAATCTGGTTGAAAATTTCACCATCCTTAATAAACAAAACTCGGTTGGCATGGCTGGCTGCCGCCACGGAATGGGTCACCATCAGGATCGTCTGTCCCAGATCATTGATGCCAGAAAAGATCTTCAGCAGATTCATGGCTGCCTTAGAATCCAATGCCCCGGTGGGTTCATCTGCCAGTACCAGTTTGGGCTGAGTAATCAGCGCTCGAGCAACCGCGGCTCGCTGTTTTTGCCCCCCCGAAACCTCATATGGGAATTTTTGGAGAATATCTTCAATTTCTAATCGTTTGGCCAGCGGTTGGAGTCGACCGTTCATTTCCTCGTAATTTTTCTGGGCTAGCACTAACGGTAAAAAGATATTATCCTGAAGTGAAAAGGTATCCAGTAAATTAAAGTCCTGAAAAACAAAACCCAGATTGTCCCGTCGGAAAGCCGAGATTTCACTGTCCAGAATGGTGACAATGTTTTTACCATCCAAAAGCACTTCCCCACTGGTAGGTTTATCTAACGAGGCCAAAATATTGAGGAGGGTTGTTTTCCCGGAACCGGATTCCCCCATGATGGCGACGTATTCGCCCTGTTCCACCGAGAAGCTGACATTGGCAAGCGCCTGAACCTGGTTTCCGCCAAACCGGGTGGTATAAATCTTTTTTAAATTCTTTACTTCGAGTAATCGCATTGTTTTCTCCCTCTATGATCTGAAATTTATTTAATTACAAAATTCTAAAGAAACGAACAATGATTGCTTTGATGTCAGTTTTCACAAAGAATTTTGTAACGTGTAGGCGAACAGGCGATAGCCTGTACGACATACAGTGTAAAAATTGTTTGGTGTAAACTGGCAGCGAAGCTCTGAGCACTTTCTTGATGATCTATTTAGAATTTCACAATTTTATCTACAACCAAAGTATAGCGAAAAAGAAAATGTCCGGCCATCGCTTTGGCTTACATTTCCGCTGTTAATCTTACACTTTTGTAAGGTTGTCTTATAAAGCTTCAAACCGCTGGGTTGATAAATCAATGCTCACTTTTGTACCCTTCCCGACCTGGGAGGTCACCGTGATGGAATGGGATAATTTGTTTAACACCTGCTGACACAGATAAAGACCAATGCCGGTGGATTTTTTATCCATTCTGCCGTTATAACCAGTGAAACCCCGGTCAAAAATCCGGGCAATGTCTTCTGCTCGGATGCCAACCCCGGTGTCTTCAATGATCAGGGTTTTGTCTTTCTGATCATCCAGATAAATCGAAATTTTGCCCTGATTGGTATATTTCAAGGCATTGGAGATAATCTGCTCCAGCACAAAAACCAACCATTTTTCATCGGTTAGAACCCGGCAATTCATTTCATCCAAATCCAGAGATATTTTTTTATTGATAAAAATAATGCTATATTTTTTTACCGCCTGTCTAACAATGTCCGCCAAATCATATTCTACCAAAATCAAATCAGCGGACATGCTTTCCAGTCGCAGATACTGGAGCACCATCTCCACATATTGTTCGATTTTAAATAGCTCCTGCTGATAGGATCGGGTCTGTTCGCTGGCACCCTCTTCGGTCTGCAGCAGTAGCCCCATGGCCGATATGGGCGTTTTAATCTGATGCGCCCAGAGGGTGTAATAATCAATCATATCGGTTTGTCGGTTATCAAACTGGGAGATCAGCTCGGCTCGGTTTTCGGCCAGGTCTTTTACCAGATTTTGATAGTCCCTTTCCAGTAAATTTCGGGATCGGGGTAATTCACCAACGCCCACCGATGCCGCATTGATCAGATCAGACAGACGCAAGTGCTTTTGATAAAACCGCATAAAATCCAGACATGCAAAAACAAAGGCCAAGGCCACTACTAATTCTGAACTATAAACGGCGGGCTCCAACGGCAGATGGTACAGCGCATAGACGATCGCAAATACCAACATAAATAAAGTAAAGGCGATCATTACCCTGATCCGGGCTTCCAGGTAAGCTTTAAATACAAATCCAAATGATGTTTTCATTTCATCTATCATTACTCTTTTACCATTACACTTCCATTAATCTCCAATTAAATAGCCAATGCCCTTTTTGGTGGCAATAAAATCGGTAAGTCCAGCCTCATCCAATTTTTTGCGGAGCCTGGCAATGTTGACGGTCAGGGTATTATCATCCACAAAACAGTCGCTGTCCCAAAGCCGTTTCATAATCACATCCCGGGACACCACCTTGCCCTTGTTTTCCAACAGAATCTGGAGGGTCTTAAACTCATTCTTGCTCAGTTCCAGTTTCTGGTCATTGAAGGTAATACTAGCATCACCCAAATTCAGAATTGCCCCCTTATGTTCCAACAGATTGACCTGACCCTGAAAAGAATAGGTTCGTCTTAGCAGCGCTTGGATTTTTGCCACCACCACGGCTAAATCAAAGGGCTTGGCAATAAAGTCGTCCCCGCCCATATTCATCGCCATGACGATATTCATATTGTCACTGGTGGAGGAAATAAAAATAATCGGCACCTTGGAAATCTTACGGATTTCGCTGCACCAGTGGTAACCATTAAAAAATGGCAGGGAGATATCCAGCAAAACGAGCTGGGGATCATAGGCCACAAACGCATCCAGAATATGATGAAAATCTTCGATGGCCGCTGCTTCAAGTCCCCATTTGTCCAAGTGATTTTTTAGCGAAGTTGCAATAATCTGATCATCTTCTACAATTAGTATTTTATACATACTGATCCGTCCTATCATTTTTTTGTTCTCAGGCACTGTTAAGCACTCACGCTTCGTTGCCTGTTATGCACCATTATAAATCAAATCAACCGAATTTCAAAATCCAATTGATCATTGTACTTATTTCTATAAATTTATCATTGTTTACTATATAAATACTTGGTATTATGGGTATAGATTAACAATAAACCTATTTTTAGTTTCAATGACCCATTTCTTGAAGTTTGTCTGAAAATATAGCAACCCATAATTAATATTATTTTTCGATTCTAACCTAGTTAAGGAGAGTTAAAAATGACTGATCACGAACACCGATCTGACAACAATGAAGCTAAACCAGCTAACGACGAATTAAATTGGGCTGAACTGGAGCGAACTGATGTTGATTCAAATCAAAATAGTCCGCCTCCGAATAGTCCACCACCGGAAAAAAACAAAAAAAAATTGATCATCATCCTGGCAATTATTGGCGGTATTTTGATTCTCGGTGCACTCACTTTTTTCCTTTACAATCAGTTTGCCACCAGTAATCTGACCAGTGAAGAAAAAATAGAAAAAACCACGGATCAGAAAGAACTAAAAAAACTCTATGATGAATTAATCAGTTCCTATCTTACTTCCGGAAAATCCGAAGCTGAAATTATCGCCTTACTGGAACGGGCCGCCAAAGAAACCGGAGATCAAAGCTATCTCGAGAACAAGGACAGCTATCTGGTTAAAGCACCCAGCTTTAACCTGGCGCCAGGAACCTATGAAGGTCCCCAGAATCTTGAAATTATCAAGAGTAACGCCAGTGATACGGTTTATTATACCATCGATGGCAGTGTTCCCACTCAAACCTCAGTTAAATATACCAGTGCCATTCCTCTGGCCGTTGGTGAAACCACGGTTAAAGCCATGGCGGTGAGTGCTAAAGGTTTTTCCAGCCCAACGGTCGAAGGCAAGTATATTCTGACCACCGGTTCTCAAACCAATATCCAATCCGTCCTTACTCCGGAAGCGTTCATCAATAAACTATATGGGGTATGGTATAAAACCGACTATGGCAATTCATTATCCATTTCTCAAACAACTTACACTGAGCATATCCCCAAGCCCCTCAGTAATGCAACTGGTGATTATATTGTTGTTTCAACCACTGAAAATGGCGGTACCATCAAAGTTCTGAATTTCACGGTTGAAGGATATAATGCTGGTGATACCCTGATTGAATTTGATTTTGGAGCCCCCGGGGATAATCAAATGCGACTCCGCCATGAAGGCAAACCCTGGTGGGACTATGCTGCCGCCGAATATATCGGCAACGGTCAGTACCACTTGCCTTTCCAATTTGCCGGATCGGATATTATTACCCTGAACTAGATTACCGCCCCCAAACACTAGAAACTCCCAGTCTTTTGCTGACTGGGAGTTTCTACATAATCTACATATCCGTATTTATTTTTTACTCCACGCTCCAAGCTTCCACATTCGGCACCGTATATTCCACACCGCCATCGGTAGTATAAGTATAGAGATATTCAACTGTTCCCCAGACCGTTACCATTTGATTTTCAGCTAAGGGTTTTTCGCCCGAGTTTAATCGATAATAAACCTGAACCATCTGATTGGGATCGTCATTTAAATCCATCAGAAAATCACAAAAGTACTGCTGATTTTCATAGTTTTCATAAACCTGATAAACCCGCCCGGTCATCTTCACTACTTTTCCGGTTTGATTTTTAGCATTGTCATAAATTTCAGCATAGGTCAACTCCGATGCTTGAGCCTTAAAGGGATCCAGTCGGACTTTTCTTTCAGCCAAAGTTTCGTTATAATAACCCATGTTAAACTCACCCGAGTAAATTACATCGCCATTATAATTATAAAGGGTGCCTTGTCCATCATATTTATTGTCAGTATAATTACCTTCATAAACCAGTTGGTTTTCATCGAGATATTCTTTTCCCTCGCCGTTTAAAAGGTCATCCTGGTAGTATCCTTCCTGAACAAATCCGTCTTCCCAGGTCGTTTCTCCCGCTCCTTGAAAATGCCCTTTTTCCCATTGCCCATCATAGGTCCAGGCGATCTTATCATCCGTGGCCGCTACCGTAAATACACCCTCACCCTGGGGCAAACCCTGCACTAATTTTCCGGTATAGGTTCCGGTCTCTTCTCCAAATGCCAAAGACAAGGTCATCGTCTCATTTTTTACCGATTGACCCTTATTACCAAAAATCCCCGGTATCAGCGAACATCCTGAAAGAGAAATCGCTAAACAAACGGTTAACAGTAATACCACTATTTTTTTCATGGTTATCCCACCTCTTTTCTTTTTGTCTTAGATTAAGCTAATCGCTTTTCTTAGAATGCAACTCATAAATTTAATATTCCCAACCCCGCTGATTCATCTCTTCAATGGCACTGGCAACCAGATCAACAAAGATTTCCAGCATCTGCTCGCCTTTTTCAATGCTGGCTTTGGTGGGATCACCGGTGGCACCGGTGGCAGTTAGTTCCTTGATATCCCAGATAATGTCCACCTTTTCATTAATTTTGATGACGTTTTCCGGCACTTGTGATGTGGCATCTTCCAGCTTGACCAGTTCCGGGCGCAAAGCCATCATGATCGAGGTTTCACCTTCGCCACCATGCCCCAGTCCGTTCCAGACCTCAAAACGGTCGCCCATAATCGGTCCAACTTTGGTCCACCAATCCGGCAGATACAGAAATTTTGCCTCTCGATGGCGATTTTTAACCTTATGAGCGGCAATTTCCAGCGCCGGGATATTGCCATCATGACCATTTAAAATATAAATGTGCTTGATCCCGTTGTTAATCAGACTCTCGAAAATATCCTCGGCTATGGCAATTTCTGTTTCATACCGCAGGGTAATCGACATCGGGTAACGGTTGTAATGGATGGATGTGCCAAACGGCACGCAGGGCAGCACCACCACATTGTTAAGCTTCTCGGCCACCCGTTTGGCAACCTCTGAGGGCACGAAAAAATCTGGCCCCAGACAGCAATGCCAGCCATGGCTCTCGCAGGACCCAAAGGTCACTATAGCAGTTACCTGATCGGCATTTTTTAACATCTCCTGAACTTCCAGCGCAGTCATTTCGTTAAGCATTACCTTTTTCATCATACAATTCCTTTCAAACAAAATGTTTTTTAGGCATTCGCCCAAGTTCCGTGAACTTTGCATTCAGTTTCGCACGAAACAATTTTTACACTGTACGTCGTACAGGCTATCGCCTGTTCGCCTACACGTTACAAAATTGTTTTCGTGAAGGCAATGAGCCAATCACAAGCTTGCTTGTAGTTGGCGACTGCCCGCGAACAATAAGAAATTCGCATAGCGATTTCTTATTGTTGTGGAAACTAAACGCAAAGTAACTTTCGTTCGACTCTTTTGAATTTTTTAATCGCCTAAAAATTATTATGGTTTATATTTACCCAATTTTTGACCAGTCATTTGTTGTAAAAGATAATTTTTATTAAATCCGGCCAGCCTCATCCAGCTGTTTGAGTTGGTCTAGAAATGCTGCCATCCATTGATTATCCTGAAGCATATACTCCGGATGGGATAGTACCTCCTGTGGCGACTGCACATAATCCCCGGGAATCATTTCATCGCCGCAGTTTGTGATGAGATCTTCGATAATCGGCAAGGTATTTTCTAAATGAAATTGAAACCCAAAGACTCTTTGCTGGTAGACAAAGGCCTGGTTTTTACAGGCCGCGTTTTCAGCAATGGTCGTGGCCTTCTGGGGCAGGTCGACAAAGGTATCGCCATGCCAGTGAAAGACCACTGGATTGTCCGGAAAAAATGAAAACAATGGTGATGCTTTCGCTTTTTCCGAAAACATAATCGGGAACCAGCCGATTTCTTTTTGTTTGTTTTGAACGACTTTTCCGCCGATGATATCGGCAATCAACTGACTGCCCAGGCACATGCCGATGACTACCTTGTTGGCGGCAATGGCGGCTTTGATCAATTCTTTTTCGGCCTTCAGCCAGGGGTATTGATCTTCTTCATAAATATTCATTGGTCCCCCCATAACCACTAACCAGTCAAATTCGTCCACTTCCGGTAAAGCTTCATCGTTATACAAGTGTGTCGAGGTGACATCACATTGATTGGTTTTTGCCCATGCTAAAATACTCCCCGGATTTTCAAAGGGGACATGTTGTAAATAATGAATTCTCATTTGCTACCTTCCCATTCTATTACTAGTGTCGCTGATCAAGCTGATCATCTTTTTATGAAAGTATACCATTCTAAGCCCGTTTTTTATAATTATTTTATCATTTTTTCTGACTTTTTTAGTTTTGCACAACGATTCGCCAATAAAAAAAGCCTATCCAGAATCGAATACGCTTTTTCTAATGGTACTTAAATTTTTGACCAGCAAAAATCTAAGCGGGAAGTGTTTTCTATATAAATGTAAATCAATGAAAGCAAGATAAATTCGGGGATGTCACACACCATCCCCGAGGAAGGGTATTAAATACTGACTTGGAGATGTCCTTGTATTCGAAGTGATTCTTCTATTAACTGTTGGTCAGGAGAAATACCAACCCCAGGCTACACACAATTGCCCGGGTTCTCAGGTGATGACCAATAACATGTCAGTATTAAGCGGGCTCACCGGAAAACGAAAAAAAATCCTTCTCCAATGGAGAAGGATAAAAGAATCATACTTAGAAATTTAAATATAATGCTCTTACAGTCCTCTAAATCGGAGGTTTTTATAAGAAATCACTACAAACAGGTCTTCTGGCTCAACAATCAACTTTCCATCTGCCTTCCCGTTAATTACTTAACAGTGGCTCTGAGACGGTCATCATGTTTTACAGCTGCGATTACAGCAAAGGATTTACACCTTTTTCCCTTGAATATAGGACAAGTTCACTATTTAATTAATTTTATTCTACACTAACAATTTCTCTTTGTCAAGAGCAGTTTTTCTTCAATACCGAAAGTGTCGCGAGCTTGCCGAGTAGTTTCGCACGAAACAATTTCTACACTGTACGGCGGACATGCTATCGCCTGTTCGCCTACACGTTACAAAATTGTTTTCGTGAAGGCAACAAGCCAATCACAAGCTTGCTTGTAGTTGGCGACTGCCCGCGAACAAGAAGAAATTCGCTTTGCGATTTCTTCTTGTTGTGGAAACTGCTCGGACGCAATCATTGTTCGTGGTTATAGAAATTCGCTAGTACTAACACGGTTTTTTATTTAACATCACCGGTGATAATAAAAATCGGGTTGGAGGCTTTCAGCATGGTTAAACCGCCGATGCCTTCGCCCCGACTGATACCCACCTGAATCAGTTCCACATTGTCAAAATACTGGTTCATCAAAGTCGTTGCCTGGGCTGCGTTCTCCAGGGTAACAAAGTTGGCAATCACCCGGCCGCCAGCTCGGATATTGGCTGTGCACCATTGGAAGAGACCTTCCATGTTACCGCCGGAGCCGCCGATAATGACCCGATCCACTGGTTCTTTGATTTCGGCCAGTGCCTCTGGCGCTTTGCCGGAGATAATCACCACATGGTCGGCGTTAAAATGTTCTTTATTTCTTTGAACCAGTTCCAGGGCCGTTTCCTTGGCTTCCACGGCATAGACTTTGCCATGGTCAGCAGCATAGGCCGCTTCCATCGTGAGACCGCCGGTACCGGCACCGATATCCACCACCACATCGCCGGGTTCAATTCCCAGCAACGAAATCGTGAGAATGCGGATTTCCCGTTTGGTCATCGGGGCCTTCCCCCGAATATAGGCGTCATCCTTGTATCCTGCTATCTTACTCATTAATTACCACCACGACTGCCAGTCCTTCCTCCTGATACGTCAGGGCTTCTGCCACCGTTAAGCGGATTACTTTTTCATTGGGATAAGATAACTCTTCGCCCACGTAAAGGATGCTGTTCTCACAACCTGCTGTTTGGAGTATTCTAGCAATAAACGCGGTATTATTATTTTTGTCGGTAAGAATACCCAGCTTTTTATTTTCAGCCAGGGCGGACGCCAAGTCCTGATCTCGGCCGTGAAGACTCATCAGCTTGGCATCCTCCCAGCTGATTGCCAGTTTGGCAAAAAAATACTGCAGCGAACTGATTCCGGGAATACAGACGATGTCTTCTGCCGGAACCACTTTTTTGGCATAGGTCAGCAGACTGTAAAATCCGCTGTCACCGGAAACAACCAGCGCAGTTTTCTTACCCTTATATACTTGAGCAACCTTTTCCATCAGCTCGCTTAGAGGTGTTCCCTTGCCAATAAAAAGCATTTCTTTACCGCTGACATCAAAGCTTTCCGCATGGCGGGTGCCACAGAGGATCACTTCAGCCGCTTCAATTTCTTTTAAGGCGATGGGCAATATATAATCCGGATGTCCCGGTCCCAGTCCAATAATTTTTAATGGGTACATAATCGTTTCCTCAACTCTTCTGCGTCTTTGCTTTGTCCTAAAAAGCCATGGATTTTTGAAAACAGAACTACTTCTATTGCAATGGTTCCATAAACCCGATCCGTCACTTTTTTCTTGACGACCTCGGCCAGATGATTAAAATAGTCCGGCAAGTTTTCAGCCAGAATAATATCGGTCGCTTCATCAGTGGTTTTAGACGCCATGATTTTTTCCATGGTTTCCCGGGTTGCCCCCAATATCCCAGCATGGGCGGTGAGAATTTCCATCCGGCCGTCGGCGACACTGCTGTGGGTATTAAAGATCCCGCCAGCCAGCTTCACCAGTTTTCCCAGATGACCGATTAACAGTATTTTCTCAAAACCCATCTGTTCGGCCTCATCCAACATAAAGCCCATAAAATTGCTGGTCTTCACCAGCACAGTTTCATCCAGTCCCAATTCGTCTGAGAAATCTTTCCCATAATTGCCGGGAACAAAGATAATTTCTTTAAAGCCTCGGGCATGCAAAACCGACAGTTCCAGTTTCAATGAAGCTTTCCAGGCATCTTCGCTCATCGGCTCGACAATTCCGGTGGTGCCGATAATGGACAAGCCACCAATAATCCCCAGCTTGGGATTAAAGGTGCGCTTGGCCAGTTCCACGCCCTGGGGAATCGACAGCTCCACCCGCCAGCCTTTAGGCAAATTTGCCATCTGCTTGACCCTATCAGAATTCAAAATCGTGTTAATCTCCCGGGCGATCATTTCTCTGGGGGTGGGATTAATGGCCGGTTCTCCTGGTGGAATGCTAAGTCCCACCGAGGTCACGGTGCCGACGCCAATGCCGGCGGCAAACACAATCCCTTTCTGATTGGATGGGGTGATCTTCGAAAAGATCTTGACGCCGTTGGTCACATCCGGGTCATCCCCCGAGTCTTTAACCACCGAACAGGAGGCTTCACTTTCTGAAAAAGTCTGATCGTGCAGCGCCAGATCCAGAACCCAGCCCTTGGGCGTATTGATTTCAATGGTTTCCCATTTCTGCTGATTTAAAAACATTAACAGCGCTGCCTTGGTTGCCGCCGTGGCACAGGAACCAGTGGTATAACCATAGCGCAGGGTTTTGCCATTTTTTTCAATGGTTTTATTTAACATCATTTACCTCCCTTACTGAAGGGGATAATTCTTTTTGATTAATAGGGTCGATAAATAGGGAATCTTGCCTTTTAACACATCAATATCCCGAACCACCTGCTGGGTTTCCATGCCGATGTTGGATACCAGTACAAAGCTTTTTTCCAGACCGCGGGCTTCCAGTTCTTCAGCCATCCAGGCATTATTAGCGGAAATTTTCATCACCACGATGTTCTGGTGGGCATCCAGAATCGCCCGGATTTCTTCTACCGGCTGAGTCATCGCCACAACACCCAACGATTCTTCACCCTGGGTCAGCGGAATATTCAGTTGCGCACCCAAATTACAGAATGATGGTACCCCAGACAGGGTTATTATTTCAATATTACGTTTCAATAGATATTCCATCACATAAGAATAGGTGCTGAAAACCATGGGATCACCCAGGGTAATAAAGGCGACGTCCTTGCCTTCATTTAAAAGCACTTCAATTTCGTCGGCATTTTCTTTCCATTGTTTTTCCAATGCTTCCCGTTCCTGAGATAAGGAAATCATCGGAAAGTTCATTTCCACGACCTTCGACAGATCAGAAATATGACTTTTGACAATTTCAAAGGCCACACTGGTACTGCCCATTTTTTTCACCGGGGTAATCACCACGTCGCAGGCATCTAAAACCTTGGCGGCTTTAACGGTAAGCAGATCTGGATCTCCGGGACCAACCCCAATACCATAAAAAATTCCTTTTTTTGCTGCGCTCATCGTACTTACCATTCTCTTCCCAGTTGATAAAGCATGGCGTTAAGGATCGCTGCCACCACTGGGCTGCCGCCTTTACGTCCGTTGATCCGAATAATTGGGCTATCAATCTGATCCAAGGCTTCCTTGGATTCTGCCGCTCCGACAAAACCGATCGGTGCACCAATAATCAGGGCTGGTTTAGCATTGCCAAGCTTGACTTGTTCGATCAAGGTATACAGAGCGGTGGGGGCATTACCGATGGCAAAGATGCCCACGCTGTCGTCTTTTAGTGCTTTTTCCATGCTGACAGTCGAGCGGGTCACGCCTCGTTCTTTGGCTTCTGCGGCCACATCAGCATCGTGAACAAAATTAACGATTTCAAGGCCGTGATCAGCCAGCGCTTTTTTATTAACGGCGACCTGAATCATCCGGGTATCAGCATAAATTTTCTTGCCTTGTTTCAGGGCTTCCATCCCACTTTCATAGCCGTCG
This window encodes:
- a CDS encoding ABC transporter ATP-binding protein — its product is MRLLEVKNLKKIYTTRFGGNQVQALANVSFSVEQGEYVAIMGESGSGKTTLLNILASLDKPTSGEVLLDGKNIVTILDSEISAFRRDNLGFVFQDFNLLDTFSLQDNIFLPLVLAQKNYEEMNGRLQPLAKRLEIEDILQKFPYEVSGGQKQRAAVARALITQPKLVLADEPTGALDSKAAMNLLKIFSGINDLGQTILMVTHSVAAASHANRVLFIKDGEIFNQIYRGSMSNDDMYQKISYTLSVLASGGDDLE
- a CDS encoding sensor histidine kinase; the protein is MKTSFGFVFKAYLEARIRVMIAFTLFMLVFAIVYALYHLPLEPAVYSSELVVALAFVFACLDFMRFYQKHLRLSDLINAASVGVGELPRSRNLLERDYQNLVKDLAENRAELISQFDNRQTDMIDYYTLWAHQIKTPISAMGLLLQTEEGASEQTRSYQQELFKIEQYVEMVLQYLRLESMSADLILVEYDLADIVRQAVKKYSIIFINKKISLDLDEMNCRVLTDEKWLVFVLEQIISNALKYTNQGKISIYLDDQKDKTLIIEDTGVGIRAEDIARIFDRGFTGYNGRMDKKSTGIGLYLCQQVLNKLSHSITVTSQVGKGTKVSIDLSTQRFEAL
- a CDS encoding response regulator transcription factor, which codes for MYKILIVEDDQIIATSLKNHLDKWGLEAAAIEDFHHILDAFVAYDPQLVLLDISLPFFNGYHWCSEIRKISKVPIIFISSTSDNMNIVMAMNMGGDDFIAKPFDLAVVVAKIQALLRRTYSFQGQVNLLEHKGAILNLGDASITFNDQKLELSKNEFKTLQILLENKGKVVSRDVIMKRLWDSDCFVDDNTLTVNIARLRKKLDEAGLTDFIATKKGIGYLIGD
- a CDS encoding chitobiase/beta-hexosaminidase C-terminal domain-containing protein — translated: MTDHEHRSDNNEAKPANDELNWAELERTDVDSNQNSPPPNSPPPEKNKKKLIIILAIIGGILILGALTFFLYNQFATSNLTSEEKIEKTTDQKELKKLYDELISSYLTSGKSEAEIIALLERAAKETGDQSYLENKDSYLVKAPSFNLAPGTYEGPQNLEIIKSNASDTVYYTIDGSVPTQTSVKYTSAIPLAVGETTVKAMAVSAKGFSSPTVEGKYILTTGSQTNIQSVLTPEAFINKLYGVWYKTDYGNSLSISQTTYTEHIPKPLSNATGDYIVVSTTENGGTIKVLNFTVEGYNAGDTLIEFDFGAPGDNQMRLRHEGKPWWDYAAAEYIGNGQYHLPFQFAGSDIITLN
- a CDS encoding creatininase family protein; protein product: MLNEMTALEVQEMLKNADQVTAIVTFGSCESHGWHCCLGPDFFVPSEVAKRVAEKLNNVVVLPCVPFGTSIHYNRYPMSITLRYETEIAIAEDIFESLINNGIKHIYILNGHDGNIPALEIAAHKVKNRHREAKFLYLPDWWTKVGPIMGDRFEVWNGLGHGGEGETSIMMALRPELVKLEDATSQVPENVIKINEKVDIIWDIKELTATGATGDPTKASIEKGEQMLEIFVDLVASAIEEMNQRGWEY
- a CDS encoding type 1 glutamine amidotransferase — encoded protein: MRIHYLQHVPFENPGSILAWAKTNQCDVTSTHLYNDEALPEVDEFDWLVVMGGPMNIYEEDQYPWLKAEKELIKAAIAANKVVIGMCLGSQLIADIIGGKVVQNKQKEIGWFPIMFSEKAKASPLFSFFPDNPVVFHWHGDTFVDLPQKATTIAENAACKNQAFVYQQRVFGFQFHLENTLPIIEDLITNCGDEMIPGDYVQSPQEVLSHPEYMLQDNQWMAAFLDQLKQLDEAGRI
- the cbiT gene encoding precorrin-6Y C5,15-methyltransferase (decarboxylating) subunit CbiT, producing MSKIAGYKDDAYIRGKAPMTKREIRILTISLLGIEPGDVVVDIGAGTGGLTMEAAYAADHGKVYAVEAKETALELVQRNKEHFNADHVVIISGKAPEALAEIKEPVDRVIIGGSGGNMEGLFQWCTANIRAGGRVIANFVTLENAAQATTLMNQYFDNVELIQVGISRGEGIGGLTMLKASNPIFIITGDVK
- the cbiE gene encoding precorrin-6y C5,15-methyltransferase (decarboxylating) subunit CbiE, which gives rise to MYPLKIIGLGPGHPDYILPIALKEIEAAEVILCGTRHAESFDVSGKEMLFIGKGTPLSELMEKVAQVYKGKKTALVVSGDSGFYSLLTYAKKVVPAEDIVCIPGISSLQYFFAKLAISWEDAKLMSLHGRDQDLASALAENKKLGILTDKNNNTAFIARILQTAGCENSILYVGEELSYPNEKVIRLTVAEALTYQEEGLAVVVVINE
- the cbiD gene encoding cobalt-precorrin-5B (C(1))-methyltransferase CbiD, which codes for MMLNKTIEKNGKTLRYGYTTGSCATAATKAALLMFLNQQKWETIEINTPKGWVLDLALHDQTFSESEASCSVVKDSGDDPDVTNGVKIFSKITPSNQKGIVFAAGIGVGTVTSVGLSIPPGEPAINPTPREMIAREINTILNSDRVKQMANLPKGWRVELSIPQGVELAKRTFNPKLGIIGGLSIIGTTGIVEPMSEDAWKASLKLELSVLHARGFKEIIFVPGNYGKDFSDELGLDETVLVKTSNFMGFMLDEAEQMGFEKILLIGHLGKLVKLAGGIFNTHSSVADGRMEILTAHAGILGATRETMEKIMASKTTDEATDIILAENLPDYFNHLAEVVKKKVTDRVYGTIAIEVVLFSKIHGFLGQSKDAEELRKRLCTH
- the cobI gene encoding precorrin-2 C(20)-methyltransferase → MSAAKKGIFYGIGVGPGDPDLLTVKAAKVLDACDVVITPVKKMGSTSVAFEIVKSHISDLSKVVEMNFPMISLSQEREALEKQWKENADEIEVLLNEGKDVAFITLGDPMVFSTYSYVMEYLLKRNIEIITLSGVPSFCNLGAQLNIPLTQGEESLGVVAMTQPVEEIRAILDAHQNIVVMKISANNAWMAEELEARGLEKSFVLVSNIGMETQQVVRDIDVLKGKIPYLSTLLIKKNYPLQ
- a CDS encoding precorrin-8X methylmutase codes for the protein MEYINNPREIEERSFEIITEELGDKVFPEAIAPMVKRIIHTTADFEYADLLEILNDGYESGMEALKQGKKIYADTRMIQVAVNKKALADHGLEIVNFVHDADVAAEAKERGVTRSTVSMEKALKDDSVGIFAIGNAPTALYTLIEQVKLGNAKPALIIGAPIGFVGAAESKEALDQIDSPIIRINGRKGGSPVVAAILNAMLYQLGREW